From Pseudofrankia saprophytica, a single genomic window includes:
- a CDS encoding Zn-ribbon domain-containing OB-fold protein, whose amino-acid sequence MSDAVNRPAGMPDPVVAPINEGMWRAAAAGRLDVQRCASCGAHRYPPTDGCYRCGSVEWGWSTLPGTGTVYSYIWVPDRTRPGTPEKPAVYNVAVVTLEGTEGDPVRILSNVIDAWSPDDLRVGDRVALAPVAFGDKGGGGGGDGARDGGGDELALPCFRRLS is encoded by the coding sequence GTGAGTGATGCCGTCAACCGTCCAGCCGGCATGCCCGATCCCGTCGTGGCACCGATCAACGAGGGGATGTGGCGCGCGGCCGCGGCCGGGCGCCTTGACGTGCAGCGGTGCGCATCCTGCGGCGCGCACCGCTATCCGCCCACCGACGGCTGCTACCGCTGCGGCTCGGTGGAGTGGGGCTGGTCGACGTTGCCTGGCACCGGCACCGTCTACTCCTACATCTGGGTGCCCGACCGAACCCGGCCTGGCACCCCGGAGAAACCGGCGGTCTACAACGTCGCCGTCGTCACCCTCGAGGGCACCGAGGGAGACCCCGTGCGCATCCTCAGCAACGTGATCGACGCCTGGAGCCCGGACGACCTGCGCGTCGGCGACCGGGTCGCGCTCGCGCCGGTCGCCTTCGGCGACAAGGGCGGAGGCGGAGGCGGGGACGGGGCGCGAGACGGAGGCGGGGACGAGCTGGCCCTGCCCTGTTTCCGGAGGCTGTCATGA
- a CDS encoding TetR/AcrR family transcriptional regulator — MTDSELVAARPRAAVAGKRERLVASATDLVHRHGVQATTLALVAKAADVPLGNVYYYFKTRDDLIRAVVDGHAQRIDELLAILGRGTTPRDRLAGLARNWADAADLLAESGCPIGGLSADLARLDGGLHECAGLLPRAVLDWATRQFRELGVPDAPAEAASLLARVLGAALLTNAFHDPALMSQEMRRIERTIDDLAAGAAGAR, encoded by the coding sequence ATGACTGACTCAGAGCTGGTAGCGGCCAGGCCACGGGCGGCCGTTGCCGGGAAGCGCGAACGGCTGGTCGCGAGCGCGACCGACCTCGTGCACCGCCACGGCGTCCAGGCAACGACCCTGGCGCTGGTGGCGAAGGCCGCCGACGTGCCGCTCGGCAACGTGTACTACTACTTCAAGACCCGCGACGACCTCATCCGCGCCGTCGTCGACGGGCACGCGCAGCGCATCGACGAGCTGCTCGCCATCCTCGGCAGGGGGACGACACCCAGGGACCGCCTGGCGGGGCTCGCGCGGAACTGGGCCGACGCGGCCGACCTCCTGGCCGAGAGCGGCTGCCCGATCGGTGGGCTCTCGGCGGACCTCGCCAGGCTCGACGGTGGCCTGCACGAATGCGCCGGCCTGCTGCCGCGTGCCGTCCTGGACTGGGCCACCCGGCAGTTCCGCGAGCTCGGCGTGCCTGACGCGCCAGCCGAGGCGGCGTCGCTGCTGGCCAGGGTGCTGGGCGCGGCCCTCCTCACCAACGCCTTCCACGACCCGGCTCTGATGTCCCAGGAGATGCGCCGGATCGAGCGGACGATCGACGATCTGGCCGCCGGCGCGGCTGGGGCGCGCTAG
- a CDS encoding DHA2 family efflux MFS transporter permease subunit, whose protein sequence is MTVPVPKQSVLATRRGKRILTLLCAVGFLDFVDASIVNVALPSIRDDLGFTVQNLQWVLGGYLLTYGGLMLLGGRAADLLGRRRILLAGTVLFLASSAGAGLARDDTALVVFRLAQGIGAAMMLPAALSLLTTTFSSPEDRAKALGVWGALAGLASAVGVFLGGVISSGPGWRWVFFVNLPVCLAVVAATLRLIPRDADRARLANFDVLGALIVTAGMLLLVYTIVEAPGRGWGAGRTIAGFVGAAVLILAFAGNELRHRNPLVPFSIFRVRGLGAADITQVLAMAGFYAMFFFVTLYLQNVLGFSAIEAGAAYLPTTIGVAIAAGVGAQLIARLGTRPVIVAGSLLGAGGMFWLSRIPADGSFLSDVLGPMLVLAVGLGLVFVGVTTAAQTGVPAETAGLAAALINASTWLGGALGVAILSAVAASRTQDMTAAGATDGVALTEGFQSALLVAAAFLLAATVVALRAPNPRPAGPAAAMAAPAETAAAAPTAAVEG, encoded by the coding sequence ATGACAGTCCCCGTCCCGAAGCAGTCGGTGCTCGCGACGCGGCGCGGCAAGCGGATCCTGACCCTGCTCTGCGCGGTCGGATTCCTTGACTTCGTCGACGCGTCGATCGTCAACGTGGCCCTCCCGTCGATCCGCGACGACCTGGGCTTCACCGTCCAGAACCTGCAGTGGGTGCTCGGCGGCTACCTGCTCACGTACGGCGGGCTGATGCTGCTCGGCGGACGCGCGGCCGACCTGCTCGGGCGCCGCCGGATCCTGCTCGCCGGCACGGTGTTGTTCCTCGCGTCGTCGGCCGGCGCGGGCCTCGCGCGGGACGACACCGCGCTCGTGGTGTTCCGGCTCGCGCAGGGGATCGGCGCGGCGATGATGCTCCCGGCGGCGCTCTCGCTTCTGACGACCACGTTCAGCTCCCCCGAGGACCGGGCCAAGGCGCTCGGCGTATGGGGTGCCCTGGCCGGCCTGGCCTCCGCCGTCGGCGTGTTCCTCGGCGGAGTCATCTCGTCCGGGCCCGGCTGGCGCTGGGTCTTCTTCGTCAACCTGCCCGTCTGCCTGGCCGTGGTGGCCGCGACACTCCGTCTCATCCCGCGCGACGCCGACCGCGCGCGGCTGGCGAACTTCGACGTGCTCGGCGCCCTGATCGTCACCGCAGGCATGCTTCTCCTCGTCTACACGATCGTCGAAGCGCCCGGGCGCGGCTGGGGCGCGGGGCGCACGATCGCCGGGTTCGTCGGAGCGGCCGTCCTGATCCTCGCGTTCGCCGGGAACGAGCTGCGCCACCGCAACCCCCTCGTTCCCTTCTCGATCTTCCGTGTCCGGGGCCTCGGCGCGGCCGACATCACCCAGGTCCTGGCCATGGCCGGCTTCTACGCGATGTTCTTCTTCGTCACCCTCTACCTGCAGAACGTGCTCGGGTTCTCCGCGATCGAGGCGGGGGCGGCGTACCTCCCGACGACCATCGGCGTCGCCATCGCGGCCGGGGTGGGCGCGCAGCTGATCGCGCGGCTGGGCACCCGGCCGGTGATCGTGGCCGGCTCTCTCCTGGGCGCGGGCGGGATGTTCTGGCTGTCCCGGATCCCCGCCGACGGGTCCTTCCTCTCCGACGTCCTCGGACCGATGCTCGTCCTGGCCGTCGGGCTCGGCCTGGTCTTCGTCGGTGTCACGACCGCGGCGCAGACCGGCGTGCCGGCGGAGACCGCCGGGCTCGCGGCTGCGTTGATCAACGCCTCCACCTGGCTGGGCGGGGCGCTCGGCGTCGCGATCCTCAGTGCGGTCGCGGCGTCCCGCACCCAGGACATGACCGCGGCCGGCGCGACGGACGGGGTGGCCCTGACCGAGGGCTTCCAGAGCGCGCTGCTCGTGGCAGCGGCGTTCCTGCTCGCGGCCACCGTCGTCGCGCTGCGCGCCCCGAACCCGCGCCCAGCCGGTCCGGCCGCGGCGATGGCGGCTCCGGCTGAGACCGCCGCGGCCGCGCCGACGGCGGCCGTCGAGGGATGA
- a CDS encoding TetR/AcrR family transcriptional regulator, with protein MPGETAAMVPATAKGEATRAFLLTTAARVFAERGYVGTTMADLIGASGLTKGAFYFYFRSKADLALAVLTDQKTRWLEWVTTRLADQPRAVDQLGALLPAMLDLIASEPGAWSVTRLTRELATESALADTVGEPMAEWVEMVADIVRRGQADGDLRADLRPDDVAVVLVAAFDGLKAMSDILDGPLATSRFPDRARTLNRLVELALRGPGQDGPGNSA; from the coding sequence ATGCCAGGTGAGACAGCAGCGATGGTGCCCGCGACCGCGAAGGGGGAGGCCACCCGCGCCTTCCTGCTCACGACCGCGGCGCGGGTGTTCGCGGAGCGTGGCTACGTGGGCACGACGATGGCGGACCTGATCGGGGCATCCGGCCTGACCAAGGGCGCCTTCTACTTCTACTTCCGTTCCAAGGCGGACCTCGCGCTCGCCGTGCTGACGGATCAGAAGACCCGCTGGCTGGAGTGGGTCACCACCCGGCTGGCGGACCAGCCCCGCGCCGTCGACCAGCTGGGCGCCCTGTTGCCGGCGATGCTGGATCTGATCGCCAGCGAGCCCGGGGCGTGGAGCGTGACCAGGCTGACGAGGGAGCTGGCGACCGAGTCCGCCCTCGCTGACACCGTCGGCGAGCCGATGGCCGAGTGGGTGGAGATGGTCGCGGACATCGTGCGCCGCGGCCAGGCCGACGGCGACCTGCGAGCCGACCTCCGTCCCGACGACGTCGCCGTCGTGCTGGTCGCGGCGTTCGACGGCCTGAAGGCGATGTCGGACATCCTCGACGGCCCCCTGGCGACCTCCCGGTTTCCCGACCGCGCGCGCACCCTGAACAGACTCGTCGAGCTGGCACTGCGCGGCCCGGGCCAGGACGGCCCGGGTAACTCCGCCTGA
- a CDS encoding isocitrate lyase/PEP mutase family protein, producing the protein MPGSEIYERFLALHTRPGGLVMPNAWDGLSALLLADAGFEAIGTSSVALAATLGRLDGRHAVSRQEHLDHAALLARLTGLPINGDFEDGYGQTPSDVAATVEAAIDAGIAGIGIEDTSGDPEQPIRPFDQAVDRVRHAVAASKGRIVITGRTDNYLKGRPDLDDTIRRLTAFAEAGADVLYAPYPPDLAAVTAIVTAVAPRPVNVVVSPADRTLTVAELQQAGVRRISLGGALYAHAMAALQQSVTALAAGDLASATTGMSFRQMSRLLAQTRA; encoded by the coding sequence ATGCCCGGCTCCGAGATCTACGAGCGCTTCCTGGCCCTGCACACCCGCCCCGGCGGGCTCGTCATGCCCAACGCCTGGGACGGGCTGTCCGCCCTCCTGCTGGCCGACGCCGGTTTCGAGGCCATCGGGACGTCATCAGTCGCGCTCGCGGCCACCCTGGGCCGCCTCGACGGCCGGCACGCCGTCAGCCGCCAGGAGCACCTCGACCACGCGGCCCTGCTCGCCCGGCTCACCGGGCTGCCCATCAACGGCGACTTCGAGGACGGCTACGGCCAGACGCCGTCCGACGTCGCCGCGACCGTCGAGGCCGCGATCGACGCCGGGATCGCCGGAATCGGCATCGAGGACACCTCAGGCGACCCGGAACAGCCCATCCGTCCCTTCGACCAGGCCGTCGACCGAGTTCGCCACGCCGTCGCCGCGTCCAAGGGCCGCATCGTCATCACCGGCCGGACCGACAACTACCTCAAGGGCCGGCCCGACCTCGACGACACCATCCGCCGCCTCACCGCCTTCGCGGAGGCCGGCGCCGACGTCCTCTACGCGCCGTACCCGCCGGACCTCGCCGCCGTCACCGCCATCGTCACAGCCGTCGCGCCCAGGCCGGTCAACGTCGTCGTCTCCCCCGCGGACAGGACCCTGACCGTCGCCGAGCTCCAGCAGGCCGGCGTGCGGCGGATCAGTCTCGGCGGGGCCCTCTACGCCCATGCCATGGCCGCGCTCCAGCAGTCGGTCACCGCGCTCGCGGCCGGCGACCTCGCCTCGGCCACCACCGGCATGAGCTTCCGCCAGATGTCACGCCTACTCGCCCAGACCAGGGCCTGA
- a CDS encoding SDR family NAD(P)-dependent oxidoreductase, with the protein MDLHGQTALVTGGSTGIGVAFAHELASRGADIVLVARSEDKLRANAAEITRRHGVHTEVIAIDLEQPGAVDEIARRLDAVDRPVHVLVNNAGFATHGDVATADPARLTAQIRLNCIAVVEMTARFLPAMTARGDGIIINVASTAAFQPMAHMAVYGASKAFVLSFTEALWAEARPAGVRVLAVSPGATDTPFFDVVGAEEASVGRRRTPAQVVATALRGLERGRPSVVDGTMNKLVAGLPRTLPRPAVVRIAERSVRPGDH; encoded by the coding sequence ATGGATCTTCACGGACAGACTGCCCTGGTGACCGGCGGGTCGACCGGCATCGGCGTCGCCTTCGCGCACGAGCTCGCCTCCCGTGGCGCCGACATCGTGCTGGTAGCCCGCAGCGAGGACAAGCTCCGGGCGAACGCGGCTGAGATCACGCGACGCCACGGGGTGCACACCGAGGTGATCGCCATCGACCTCGAACAGCCCGGCGCCGTCGACGAGATCGCCAGGCGGCTGGATGCCGTCGACCGGCCGGTCCACGTCCTCGTCAACAACGCGGGCTTCGCCACCCACGGAGACGTCGCGACGGCCGACCCGGCCCGCCTGACCGCGCAGATACGGCTCAACTGCATCGCCGTGGTGGAGATGACGGCCCGGTTCCTGCCCGCGATGACCGCGCGCGGCGACGGCATCATCATCAACGTCGCGAGCACCGCCGCGTTCCAGCCGATGGCCCACATGGCCGTCTACGGTGCGTCCAAGGCGTTCGTCCTCTCCTTCACCGAAGCCCTGTGGGCGGAGGCCAGGCCGGCCGGCGTCCGCGTGCTGGCGGTGTCCCCCGGCGCCACCGACACCCCGTTCTTCGACGTGGTCGGCGCCGAGGAGGCGTCGGTCGGCCGGCGCCGTACTCCCGCGCAGGTCGTGGCCACCGCCCTGCGTGGTCTCGAGAGGGGCCGCCCGTCCGTCGTCGACGGCACCATGAACAAACTCGTCGCGGGGCTGCCCCGGACGCTGCCCCGGCCCGCCGTGGTCCGGATCGCCGAACGGTCGGTCCGCCCAGGCGACCACTGA
- a CDS encoding class I SAM-dependent methyltransferase codes for MTQPAYLDATRAAYDAVASQYAALFADPLAGRPLDRGLLTGFAELVRTAPPGPVADLGCGPGHLTAMLHTLGLDAFGADLSPAMIALARQAYPRLRFDVATMTGLDLADGALSGIVAWYSIIHIPPAELPGTIAEFHRLLTPGGQLLLAFQTTDQPDGPPQPFDHKVTTAYRWPTDTAAALLRGTGLAETARLVRTPGDTDRFQQAFLLLHKPTSGDGA; via the coding sequence ATGACGCAGCCGGCGTACCTCGACGCCACCCGAGCCGCCTACGACGCCGTCGCCAGCCAGTACGCCGCGCTGTTCGCCGACCCGCTGGCGGGCAGACCGCTCGACCGCGGACTGCTGACCGGCTTCGCCGAGCTCGTGCGCACCGCGCCGCCCGGCCCGGTGGCGGACCTCGGCTGCGGCCCCGGCCACCTGACGGCGATGCTGCACACGCTTGGCCTCGACGCGTTCGGCGCCGACCTGTCCCCCGCGATGATCGCCCTTGCCCGCCAGGCGTATCCGCGGTTGCGGTTCGACGTCGCCACGATGACCGGCCTCGACCTGGCCGACGGCGCGCTCAGCGGCATCGTCGCCTGGTACTCGATCATCCACATCCCGCCGGCCGAGCTACCCGGCACCATTGCCGAGTTCCACCGCCTCCTGACTCCTGGCGGACAGCTTCTCCTGGCCTTCCAGACCACCGACCAGCCCGACGGCCCGCCCCAGCCGTTCGACCACAAGGTCACCACCGCTTACCGGTGGCCCACCGACACCGCCGCGGCCCTGCTCCGCGGCACCGGCCTCGCCGAGACCGCCCGCCTCGTCCGCACGCCTGGCGACACCGACCGCTTCCAGCAGGCCTTCCTGCTCCTGCACAAGCCCACGTCAGGGGACGGGGCGTAG
- a CDS encoding amidohydrolase family protein yields MSTETVVARPDLGYQLIDADHHYYEPYDCFSRFIEPSFADRVINVRVDQKGRGKLYFGDRQFRYMRVIQTDYIGAPGSLRTMLDNPDSTDGFVHRELIRGWDYPDMMQRAPRLAKMDAERVQAGLMLGTAMLQAENELHDDIPALYANIRSYNRWLDEEWGFNRDNRIITAPMISLTDAELAIAEIDRVVAAGARAVVMKPGPLWGRSPVDPVYDGFWSRLQDANVKLVFHSTDPRYLATLGVQFGEAATPPLQGQTPFQWYLTAGKPVADTLASYVLNNLFGRFPGLTVVALECGINWVVPLLHDVDHAAHMGRKGYWPGGEVIGRPSEVLMEHLYVSPFYEEDVVGLVRAIGPERVLFGSDYPHPEGVAHAIEWVDKLDGLDDREVRMIMRGNAARLLGLVD; encoded by the coding sequence GTGAGTACCGAAACCGTCGTCGCCCGTCCGGACCTCGGCTACCAGCTGATCGACGCCGACCATCACTATTACGAGCCGTACGACTGCTTCAGCCGCTTCATCGAGCCGTCGTTCGCTGACCGGGTCATCAACGTGCGCGTCGACCAGAAGGGCCGCGGCAAGCTCTACTTCGGCGACCGGCAGTTCCGGTACATGCGGGTGATCCAGACGGACTACATCGGCGCGCCCGGTTCCCTGCGGACGATGCTCGACAACCCGGACAGCACCGACGGCTTCGTCCACCGCGAACTCATCCGGGGCTGGGACTACCCGGACATGATGCAGCGCGCCCCCCGGCTGGCGAAGATGGACGCCGAGCGGGTGCAGGCCGGGCTGATGCTCGGCACCGCGATGCTGCAGGCCGAGAACGAGCTGCACGACGACATTCCCGCCCTGTACGCGAACATCCGGTCCTACAACCGGTGGCTCGACGAGGAGTGGGGTTTCAACCGGGACAACCGGATCATCACCGCCCCGATGATCTCGCTGACGGACGCCGAGCTGGCCATCGCCGAGATCGACCGGGTCGTCGCGGCCGGCGCGCGCGCCGTCGTCATGAAGCCCGGCCCGCTCTGGGGCCGCTCGCCGGTCGACCCCGTCTACGACGGCTTCTGGTCGCGGCTGCAGGACGCGAACGTGAAGCTCGTGTTCCACAGCACCGACCCGCGCTACCTGGCCACCCTCGGCGTCCAGTTCGGTGAGGCGGCGACACCCCCGCTGCAGGGCCAGACCCCGTTCCAGTGGTACCTCACCGCAGGCAAGCCGGTGGCCGACACACTCGCCTCCTACGTCCTCAACAACCTGTTCGGCCGGTTCCCCGGGCTGACCGTCGTCGCGCTCGAGTGCGGCATCAACTGGGTCGTCCCGCTCCTGCACGACGTCGACCATGCGGCGCACATGGGCCGCAAGGGCTACTGGCCCGGCGGCGAGGTGATCGGGCGGCCGAGCGAGGTTCTCATGGAGCACCTCTACGTCTCGCCGTTCTACGAGGAGGACGTCGTCGGGCTGGTGCGGGCGATCGGTCCGGAGCGGGTGCTGTTCGGCTCGGACTACCCGCACCCGGAGGGCGTCGCGCACGCGATCGAGTGGGTGGACAAGCTCGACGGCCTCGACGACCGCGAGGTGCGCATGATCATGCGTGGCAACGCGGCGCGCCTGCTCGGCCTCGTGGACTGA
- a CDS encoding thiolase C-terminal domain-containing protein: MSEFRRDAACVVGIGHSAYGTRGSLAPLGLGRIALDAVLDACADAGLDAPDIDGFAGYCDDPTLPADLAVALGTKEFRYSGLVWGGRGSGVPGAVANAYAAVATGLADYVVVVRSLIQQARLGRSVAAGVQPGQAIPLAASYTAPFGMALPAAIYAMKARRHMALYGTTTDQFAEVTINARRNAVHNPDARFREEITVEEHHASRLVCDPLRLLDCCMESDGAAALIVTTPERARDLRHPPVSIRAVATTGEYKWATASFNTIDEDYVSTGHRRAARDLYARAGLGPDDVDVALFYDGFTPSVIMSLEDWGFCDIGEGGPFVADGGIRREGRLPVNTHGGNLAEVYLQGITHLLEGVRQLRGTAVNQIADASIALYASGVGASPGGGVLLSR; the protein is encoded by the coding sequence ATGAGCGAGTTCCGCCGGGACGCGGCGTGCGTCGTGGGGATCGGGCACTCGGCCTACGGCACCCGAGGCTCGCTCGCGCCGCTGGGCCTGGGCCGCATCGCGCTCGACGCGGTCCTCGACGCCTGCGCCGACGCCGGGCTCGACGCCCCTGACATCGACGGCTTCGCGGGCTACTGCGACGATCCGACCTTGCCGGCCGACCTCGCCGTCGCGCTCGGTACCAAGGAGTTCCGGTACTCGGGGCTGGTCTGGGGCGGGCGTGGATCGGGCGTGCCGGGCGCGGTGGCCAACGCCTACGCCGCCGTCGCGACCGGCCTGGCCGACTACGTCGTGGTGGTGCGTTCGCTCATCCAGCAGGCGCGCCTCGGCCGGTCGGTGGCCGCCGGCGTGCAGCCGGGGCAGGCGATCCCGCTCGCGGCGTCGTACACCGCGCCGTTCGGGATGGCGCTCCCGGCGGCCATCTACGCGATGAAGGCGCGCCGGCACATGGCGCTCTACGGCACCACCACCGACCAGTTCGCCGAGGTCACGATCAACGCGCGGCGCAACGCCGTGCACAACCCCGACGCGCGGTTCCGCGAGGAGATCACCGTCGAGGAGCATCACGCCTCCCGACTGGTCTGCGACCCGCTCCGGCTGTTGGACTGCTGCATGGAGTCCGACGGCGCCGCCGCGCTCATCGTCACCACCCCCGAACGCGCCCGGGACCTGCGCCACCCGCCGGTGAGCATTCGCGCCGTCGCGACGACGGGCGAGTACAAGTGGGCCACCGCGTCGTTCAACACCATCGACGAGGACTACGTCAGCACCGGCCACCGCCGCGCCGCCCGCGACCTCTATGCGCGCGCCGGCCTGGGACCCGACGACGTCGACGTCGCGCTGTTCTACGACGGGTTCACCCCGTCGGTCATCATGAGCCTCGAAGACTGGGGCTTCTGCGACATCGGCGAGGGCGGCCCGTTCGTCGCCGACGGCGGCATCCGCCGGGAGGGCCGCCTGCCGGTCAACACCCACGGGGGAAACCTCGCCGAGGTCTACCTGCAGGGCATCACCCATCTGCTCGAGGGCGTCCGGCAGCTGCGCGGCACGGCCGTCAACCAGATCGCCGACGCCAGCATCGCGCTCTACGCGTCGGGCGTGGGCGCCTCCCCGGGTGGGGGAGTGCTGCTGTCCCGGTAG
- a CDS encoding tetratricopeptide repeat protein, which produces MGESLTGAEMDAFAAVFGDRDAARMVLDRAGFPAAHVPFAAPTALLFWSSVSRALGDGALRDGRDRLLGAARELYPHNSVFAPRGVREPLRQGTASRGPVVWNLPSRLPRFVGRDDLLAEVHARLSRLSEESRVALVALDGMGGVGKTSLAVEYAYRHAAEFDVVYWVPAERADLVGQHLSGLAGSLGLAAGADAEAVWAALQGVPSWLVLFDNVEDIDTITRFQPSRGGRVLLTSRRRAVRRLGAAVPVPALRRGASVALLRDRVPDLDAAAAGLVAELVGDLPLALDQAAGYLDETDMPVAEYVRLLAGRPESGIAGLWNLSVRRLEAERPAAVELLELCAWCAPDPVPLALFAGRPDSATLGPDHAAVLELDGGDGWADAVGALVGYSLARRDRDLLVVHRLVAAETRRATPPERAAARRARLSALLRDAAPDEVTGDPGGWPVWQVLLPHVLAAAGHPLPGPGPAFDDRCWLVDHAGAYLKEQGQLATAIPLYERNLAEREQLLGRDHPSTLASTNSLAAAFQIVGRVDEAIDLHERTLARRERVLGVEHPDTLISLTNLAGVYRAAGRVDEAVELHERALASLRRVLGADHRSVLAAQGHLAVAYRTAGRLDQAIELHRRTITDRERTLGADHPDTLTSRNNLANAQLVTGHVEQALALYERTLADRERVLGSGHPATLTSRRNLALGYEAAGRTDEAINLLEATLTDCQRLLDTDHPLTATVAGHLAHIRAASGR; this is translated from the coding sequence GTGGGCGAGAGTTTGACGGGCGCGGAGATGGACGCGTTCGCGGCGGTGTTCGGTGACCGCGATGCCGCCCGCATGGTCCTGGACCGCGCTGGTTTCCCCGCCGCTCATGTCCCGTTCGCGGCGCCGACGGCGTTGCTTTTCTGGTCGTCGGTGTCCCGAGCCCTCGGCGACGGCGCCCTGCGCGACGGTCGCGACCGGCTCCTGGGCGCGGCGCGCGAGCTGTACCCGCACAATTCGGTGTTCGCCCCGCGTGGCGTGCGAGAGCCGCTACGCCAGGGCACCGCGTCGCGCGGGCCGGTGGTGTGGAACCTGCCGAGCCGGCTGCCACGGTTCGTGGGCCGCGACGACCTGCTCGCAGAAGTCCATGCCAGGCTGTCCAGGTTGTCCGAGGAGTCTCGGGTCGCGCTGGTGGCACTGGACGGAATGGGTGGCGTCGGCAAGACGTCGCTCGCCGTCGAGTACGCGTACCGGCATGCGGCCGAGTTCGACGTCGTGTACTGGGTGCCGGCGGAGCGGGCCGATCTCGTCGGGCAGCACCTGTCCGGGCTCGCTGGTTCCCTGGGCCTGGCTGCCGGGGCCGACGCGGAAGCCGTGTGGGCGGCGCTGCAGGGCGTGCCGTCCTGGCTCGTGCTGTTCGACAACGTCGAGGACATCGACACGATCACCCGGTTTCAGCCTTCGCGTGGGGGCCGGGTGTTGTTGACCTCGCGGCGCCGGGCTGTCCGCAGGCTTGGGGCCGCGGTTCCCGTGCCGGCGTTGCGCCGGGGCGCGTCGGTCGCGCTCCTGCGAGACCGGGTGCCGGACCTCGACGCGGCCGCGGCTGGCCTGGTCGCCGAGTTGGTCGGTGACCTGCCGCTCGCGCTCGACCAGGCGGCCGGCTACCTCGACGAGACTGACATGCCCGTCGCCGAGTACGTCAGGCTGCTGGCCGGGCGGCCCGAGAGCGGGATCGCCGGCCTGTGGAACCTGTCCGTGCGGCGGCTCGAGGCCGAGCGGCCGGCGGCGGTCGAACTGTTGGAGCTGTGCGCGTGGTGCGCCCCGGACCCGGTTCCCCTCGCCCTTTTCGCCGGCCGCCCCGACAGCGCCACCCTCGGGCCGGACCACGCGGCTGTCCTGGAACTGGATGGCGGCGACGGCTGGGCCGACGCGGTCGGCGCGCTGGTCGGCTACAGCCTGGCCCGCCGGGACCGGGACCTGCTCGTCGTGCACCGACTGGTCGCGGCCGAAACCCGCCGGGCGACGCCACCAGAGCGGGCCGCGGCGCGTCGGGCGCGGCTGTCCGCGTTGCTGCGCGACGCGGCCCCCGACGAGGTCACGGGCGACCCGGGCGGGTGGCCGGTCTGGCAGGTCCTCCTGCCGCATGTCCTGGCCGCCGCCGGCCACCCGCTGCCTGGCCCCGGTCCGGCGTTCGACGACCGGTGCTGGCTCGTGGACCACGCGGGTGCCTACCTCAAGGAGCAGGGGCAGCTGGCGACCGCGATACCGCTGTACGAACGCAACCTCGCGGAACGCGAGCAGCTGCTCGGCCGGGATCATCCCAGCACGCTCGCGTCGACGAACAGCCTGGCGGCCGCGTTTCAGATCGTCGGCCGGGTCGACGAGGCGATCGACCTGCACGAGCGGACGCTCGCCCGCAGAGAACGGGTACTCGGCGTCGAGCACCCCGATACGCTGATCTCCCTGACCAACCTGGCAGGCGTCTACCGCGCCGCCGGGCGGGTGGACGAGGCCGTCGAGCTACACGAACGCGCGCTCGCCAGCCTGCGGCGGGTACTTGGTGCCGACCACCGGTCCGTGCTGGCCGCGCAGGGCCATCTGGCCGTCGCCTACCGAACCGCCGGACGGCTCGACCAGGCGATCGAGCTTCACCGGCGCACCATCACGGACCGGGAGCGAACTCTCGGCGCGGACCACCCTGACACGTTGACCTCACGGAACAACCTCGCGAACGCCCAGCTGGTGACCGGACATGTCGAGCAGGCGTTGGCGCTTTACGAGCGGACCCTCGCCGACCGGGAGCGGGTGCTCGGCTCGGGCCATCCGGCGACGCTGACGTCCCGGAGGAACCTCGCCCTCGGCTACGAGGCGGCGGGACGCACGGATGAGGCGATCAACCTGCTGGAAGCAACGCTGACCGACTGCCAACGGCTGCTGGACACCGACCATCCGTTGACGGCCACGGTCGCTGGACACCTCGCCCACATCCGCGCCGCCTCCGGCCGGTAG